The genomic stretch CCACGTGACGGCCTGTCGCATACGCAGCATGAGCCCACCAATACGGGGCAACTCGAGCAGGGCAAGCAGTTCCACGGTCGCACGGCGGAAGGCATCGTAGCGTTCGGGGTGATTGAGGTAGTCGCGCTCATACGCGCGCAGAAAGTCCGATGCAAACGCCGTCACCAGATCCTGCCAGGCGCCCAGGGCCTCGTGCTCAGCCCGCACGGGGGCGAGCCAGGTGTCCCAGTGCGTTCGCAGCAGCCGCGCCACGCCGGATCGTCGCAAGTGCGGTAATGGCGCTGCCCGGGCCAAGGCCGTCCGCAAGGTGGTGCGCGTGGATTCGTGTGCAATCATCAGGTGTGACGTGGTCCCGTCGCCCCCCGCCAGTCCCGGCTCATAGGGCAGGGCGATGATCGGAACCACACCCCACACCGTCCCACGGTCGGCCAGGCGCCGCTCCAGCGCCGCTCGAATCGGTCCCTCACCGTCGGCCGAGAGCTTGTTGAGGATGAAGGTCAGCGGGCGGCCCAGGGGCGCGAGCAATTCCAGCATCTGCCAGACGGTCAGGTCTGCGTACTTCTCCTTGCTCACCACCAGCACCAGGTGGTCGGCGAGTGCGACCGTCTCGAGCACACCGCGCACATAGTCGCGCGCCGCAAGGGAATCGAAGTCCGGTGTATCCCAGACAACGGCCGGCGTCGGCACCAGAGGTGTGCGGGCGAAGAGCGTGTCGCCGTCGGCTACGATGGGCAGGCGCGCGAGTGAGAACGCAGCCAGATCTGTGCGTGTCAGCGTGTTGGGAAGGCCGTGTGTGTAGCCGGGGAATAGTGCGGTGATCCAGGCGGGTGTGTCGTTCCTATCGTGCTCGCCGTCGAGCCAGAAGCCCTGCGCGTGAATCGTGAAACCGGCCAGCGGGCTGACTGCGGCCGCACCCTGGCCGAGCAGTACGTTTACCAGGGTACTCTTGCCTGTTTGAGTCGGCCCAAGCACGGCGAACTGCCGGGGGCGCGGGACGGGGCTGTCGGCATAACGCAGAGCTGCTTCTGCGAGCCGCAGCGTGATAGTGGGATCGTTGGAGAGCGGCCGGCCTTCGGCGGGGCGCGCGGTGTGAGCCGCCAGCAGGCGCCCCAGAAAGGTCGCCAGCTTGGTTTCGCCAGTCGGTGCTGCCGTCGGGTTGGTGCTCACGGGACGGTATTCTGTCCGAAGGAAGCGTGCTTCGCGACGTGCCCGCCGGCTCCTTTCGGCGGGGATGCGTGGTTTCGGTTTCATTGCGAGGGTTGCGGTTGGCTCCTATACTGCTGGAAAAGCGACCCTGGTGGAGGCGGAGACGTGCCGATCTACGAGTTTGAGTGTCCGGCGTGCCAACATCGCTTTGAGGAGCTGCTGCGTTCCCCGAGCGCGGCGGCGGACGTGCGCTGCCCGTCCTGCGGGGCGCGTAAGGTGCAGCGTCAGCCCAGTGTCTTCGCTGCACACGCCGCAAGTGCTCCGCAGCCACAACCGCGCGGGGGCTGTGGTCGCTGTGGAGACCCCAACGGCTCCTGCCCCATGATGGATTGACCTGTTCACGCACCCGTGGCGTCGGTGAGACGGCCTCTTCCCAGCCCTGGAATCCCTCGAAGTGGCGAAACCTAACACCGAGACCACCAACCGCAGCGTGCTCGCTGGAGTGCTATCGTGGTTGGTGCCGGGCGCTGGCCACTGGTACCTGGGCCAACGCGGACTGGCGGTCGTGCTTCTCGTCGCGGTGAGCTTTCCCTACATGGTCGGCCTGGCGTACGGTGGCGTCCTGTCATCGGTCAATCCGCAACTCAACCGCTGGTTGTACTTCGCGGAGCTGGGTGTCGGTGGATACACGCTGCCCCTCACCCTCGCCAGCCGCGGCCTGCAGCAGAATGTCCTCAATGACCTCGGTTTCACCCGTGTCCCCGACCAGATGCGCGAACCGGTGCAGTATGCGGCGTTTGTCGAAGCCGCAACCGAGCGCCGCTACATGTCGTTCTTCCCCGAGTCGGACATTGCCCAGATTTATCTGGCGACGGCTGGCCTGCTCAATCTGCTCGTGATTCTCGATGCTGTTTCGCGGGCCCAGACGGGCCTGCCCACCTTCCATCGTGACATGAAGTCTCCCCCGGCGGAGGCCGCGCGATGATCGCTACCGACCTGCTGGTGGCGTGGCTCTTTGTGCAACCGGCGACCCTCCCGCCGCATGCGCGCCTCTGGATGCTGCTGCCACTGGTGGCGTGTGTCGCAGTGGTCTACCGGGCGACGCGTGCCCGCGATCTGCAGGGTCTGATCCGGCCGACGATCTTCGCCTTTATCAGCATCATCGTGGGCATGGTACTCATTGCGGCCGGGTTCTACGTTGTGCACATGGCGGCAATCCGGCTCTTCTGAGTGCCAAGCACAGTTCGGCTCAGGCCGCTTGACGCGTGAAGTAGAAGAACAACCCCGCCAGTGCTGCCAGCAGCAGCACGCCGGCATTCAGAAAAAAGCACATCCAGGACAGGCCCGACTTGGAATTGCGGCGGTGCCCGGCCGTGTTGAAAGCAAGCACCCACCCTGTCGCGGATAGTGCCAGCGACGCCAGCAGCCCACCCATCAACAAAAACAACCACGCTGAACTGCGATAGGTCACCATCAGTGTTGCGATGTCGAGGTTACGCATCAGCAGAAAGGCCGCGCCCAGAAACGCGACGAACCCCGCAAGCCCGAGCCACAAACTGAGCACGGCCTGCCCTTCGATCTCGTTAGTACGTGCCACGTTTGGTGTCCTCTGCGGCCAACGACCCCTGAGGAGCCAGCACCGCTGGAAGCGGAGCTGGCTTCCGGTCGCCCAGTTATGAATCGGCTCGCCCGGTAATCCGAGCGTCGGTATTCTATCGGCTGGTCTGCGGTGCCCCAACTGCCGGAATGGGGGTATGGCCGCTTCCCGGGAGACCCCATCGCGATGCCGCCCGACGAACGAGACGGTGCTTGGAGTCGGCCACCGCTACGGCTTGGGGTGTTGATTTCGGGTGGCGGCACAACCCTGGAGAACCTGATTCAGCGTATCGCCGACGGGCGTCTGCGTGGTGTGGCTATCCACCAGGTCGTCAGTTCGCGTCCGGGCGTGCGTGGTCTGGAGATCGCGGTGGCCGCGAGGTTGCCGACGGCGGTCGTCAGGAGGGGAGACTTCCTTGATGATGAGGGTTTTTCCGCGGCAATTGCCGCGCATCTTGATGCTGCCCAAGTTGATTTGGTGGTGCTGGCGGGCTTTCTCCGGCTCTGGAAATTCCCACCGAACTACGATGGGCGGGTGCTCAATATCCACCCCGCACTGTTACCCCGTTTCGGCGGCCGCGGTTTCTATGGAGCACACGTCCACTCCGCGGTACTTGCGGCGGGGGAGTCCGTGAGCGGTTGCACCGTGCATCTCGTTGATCACCTGTACGATCATGGTCCCATCGTTGCGCAGCGACAAGTTGCTGTGGAGAAAGGGGATACAATTGAAAGGTTGGCGGCGCGGGTAGGGCTGGCCGAGCGTGAACTGTTGCCCGAGATACTGCAGCGCGTTGCGGACGAGGGTCTCGGGTGCTTGCAGGGCGGGCTCTGAGGCCGCGTTACGTTAGTCGGTGTCAGTTGATGCGCTCAGCCGCAAGCTGGTAGATCGGGCGGCCCTCGCGGCGGTACTTGATCTCAAAGTTGGTCGCGACCCCTTCTTCGTCCACCCCATATTCCGGTGCGGAAAAGGGGACCTTCTGCAGCCCCGGCTGAGTGTCAACCAGCTTGGAGATGATCTCGAAGTACTCCGCATGATCCGTCTGGATCGAAAGTCGTCCCCTGGGTACGAGGCACGCGACGGCGGCATCGACGAACGCCGGCTGAAAGAGCCGCCGCTTATGATGCCGCTTTTTGGGCCAAGGGTCAGGGTGGTAAATGTGTAGCGCAGCAATGCTCGTGCGCGGGCACGCGAGTCGAATGAAGTGGCTTGCGTCTGTCCGTGCGACGCGGACGTTCGCCATGTTCCAGCGCTGCATTCGGTCGACCGTGTAGCGATAAAACTCGTTGGCCCATTCGATACCGAGGAAGCTCCGCTCGGGGCAGTTCTTGGCGCGTCGCAGGAGGAAGCCGCCCTTGCCACAGCCGATCTCAACCTCGATTGGACGCGCGGGTTCGAAGAGCTGGTCCCAGGTGAAGCCGGGCGCCAGCAGGAGCGGATCGACGGCCACGGTCGGAGGGCTCAAGGCGGTGGACTCCTTCGAACAGCGGGGGGTGCCGTGCCTCGTCCCACCAGCACGATCCCCAGAGCCCGGCGCTGACGGCGGGGCTATTGGAGGGGCACCGGAACCGTGCCGATTTCCTACCTAGCGGAGCGCACGAGGGTGCGCATTTCCTGCCGGGTCGTTCTAAGGGAAGAACACACGTGCGGCAACCGGAAGCCCCCCACTGGCTGGAGCGTCGTCGCGATCCACGGGTTCCGAAGGCGTTCGCCTTCTGGTATGGCCCCGGCGGCCGGGCCCATCAGCGTCGTGGGGGGTGGATGCTGGACATGTCCGCGGGGGGCGCTGCGTTCATCGCGCCGACCACCGGGTTGCCCGCGGTTGGGGACCGGCTCGAGTTCGCGGAGATGCCGGTCCGAGACCGGTTTGTGCGCGAAGATGCTGCACCGCTGCCGCAGTTTGGCCGCGTGGTGCGCCTGGATCACGTGACCCCGGTGACCAGCCGTATCGCTGTCCGTTTCGAGGTGGACGCGGGGGTCCCACTGCAATTCGGAGACGATGAGCGGGCCCGGGCGACGGCTCGGCCAGGGACCCTGCGGCGGAGATCTGGGCCGAGCCCCACCGAGTACCTGGGTGATGTCGTGGTGGCCGGGTTGCGGCGCTGAACAGCGCGATACACTGGGCGAAGCGGGGTCGGGGATACTACCCTCCATCTAGGTTGTTGCGCGACCGGGCGGTGTTGGCGCGGTTGGCCGACATGTCCCCCAGCGCGCTGAGTGGCTGTCCGATGGCAGTCGCAAGGCACTCCATTGAATCGCGAAAGGAATCATCGCATGAAGAAGAGTCATGGGCTGGTGGGCCTGGTGCTGGCGGCTTTCGTTGCCGTACCGTTGGCTGTCGTGGGACAGGAAACGCTTGTCCAGGCGCAGGAATCGGGCACGACCGAGGCGAAGACGGATGTTTACCGCATCGACTCTGTTCATTCGTCGAACGTGTTTCGCATCAAGCATCTGAACGTCGCCTACTTCTACGGGCGGTTCAACGACTTGTCGGGCCAGTTTGCGCTGAACGCGGCCGAACCCTCACAGAACCGGATCGAGGTTACCGTGAAGACGGCCAGCGTGGACACGAACCACGAAGGTCGCGACCGTCACCTGCGCAGTCCGGACTACTTCGATGCCGACAAGTACCCTGAAATCACCTTCAAGAGCACGGGCTTCAAGAAAACGGGCGAACAGACCTTCGACGTAACCGGCGAACTCGCGTTGCACGGCGTCACGAAGACGATCACCGTGCCGCTCGAGATCACCGGCACCGGTCCGGGCATGCGTGGGGAGTACCGCGCGGGCTGGGAGACCACCTTCACGATCAAGCGCAGCGAGTACGGCATGACCACGATGCTGGAAGGGCTGAGTGATGAGGTCCGGCTGACGGTGGCCGTCGAGGGTGTGCGGCAGTAACGCCGGGTGGCACTATTCGGGGGGGAGTTGCCGCCGTCGCGCGAATCGATTTCCGAGCCAGATCAGGATGCACAGCGCGAAGGCGGTATACAGCGTGGCGTTGATCGCGCGCATCGCGGCGCTGAGAAGTCCACCGCGGCCCGTCTGGCCGAGAAGCCACCGCAACCGCTCAAACAGCGCAATCGCCACAGGATCTTGGCGGGTACCGGAGACTCCGTACGGGCCGATGGCTGCACCGCCCTGTGCGAAGTAACCGATGGCGAGTCCACCCTGCGCGATCCAGCCGATCGACAGGCCACCGACCGCCAGAATGCCGATGCTCAATCCTCCGAATGCCAGTCCGCCCACCGCGCCGCCGCCCAATGCAAGCAGGCCCACGCCGA from Phycisphaerales bacterium encodes the following:
- a CDS encoding 50S ribosome-binding GTPase, which produces MSTNPTAAPTGETKLATFLGRLLAAHTARPAEGRPLSNDPTITLRLAEAALRYADSPVPRPRQFAVLGPTQTGKSTLVNVLLGQGAAAVSPLAGFTIHAQGFWLDGEHDRNDTPAWITALFPGYTHGLPNTLTRTDLAAFSLARLPIVADGDTLFARTPLVPTPAVVWDTPDFDSLAARDYVRGVLETVALADHLVLVVSKEKYADLTVWQMLELLAPLGRPLTFILNKLSADGEGPIRAALERRLADRGTVWGVVPIIALPYEPGLAGGDGTTSHLMIAHESTRTTLRTALARAAPLPHLRRSGVARLLRTHWDTWLAPVRAEHEALGAWQDLVTAFASDFLRAYERDYLNHPERYDAFRRATVELLALLELPRIGGLMLRMRQAVTWPARQAYAWLRTSRPTAAGPHGAVHSLGAEAGVLIDTLDTLLLRLQRELLLRCQPGEPASAIWRALERTLENARGALLAQFSVAIRTHHEHVQAEVRAAAGRLFTELQKHPARLAALRTGRAAVDLGALLLAVKTGGLTPLDLIWAPATFALSSFLVEGSAGLQMQQEARAIRRRQRVAVENTLVAGVLVPLLADLTNQLAPEACCGINPDEVTAATTALAEWEETHA
- the trmB gene encoding tRNA (guanosine(46)-N7)-methyltransferase TrmB gives rise to the protein MSPPTVAVDPLLLAPGFTWDQLFEPARPIEVEIGCGKGGFLLRRAKNCPERSFLGIEWANEFYRYTVDRMQRWNMANVRVARTDASHFIRLACPRTSIAALHIYHPDPWPKKRHHKRRLFQPAFVDAAVACLVPRGRLSIQTDHAEYFEIISKLVDTQPGLQKVPFSAPEYGVDEEGVATNFEIKYRREGRPIYQLAAERIN
- a CDS encoding YceI family protein; this encodes MKKSHGLVGLVLAAFVAVPLAVVGQETLVQAQESGTTEAKTDVYRIDSVHSSNVFRIKHLNVAYFYGRFNDLSGQFALNAAEPSQNRIEVTVKTASVDTNHEGRDRHLRSPDYFDADKYPEITFKSTGFKKTGEQTFDVTGELALHGVTKTITVPLEITGTGPGMRGEYRAGWETTFTIKRSEYGMTTMLEGLSDEVRLTVAVEGVRQ
- a CDS encoding zinc ribbon domain-containing protein gives rise to the protein MPIYEFECPACQHRFEELLRSPSAAADVRCPSCGARKVQRQPSVFAAHAASAPQPQPRGGCGRCGDPNGSCPMMD
- a CDS encoding PilZ domain-containing protein; the protein is MRQPEAPHWLERRRDPRVPKAFAFWYGPGGRAHQRRGGWMLDMSAGGAAFIAPTTGLPAVGDRLEFAEMPVRDRFVREDAAPLPQFGRVVRLDHVTPVTSRIAVRFEVDAGVPLQFGDDERARATARPGTLRRRSGPSPTEYLGDVVVAGLRR
- the purN gene encoding phosphoribosylglycinamide formyltransferase, whose translation is MPPDERDGAWSRPPLRLGVLISGGGTTLENLIQRIADGRLRGVAIHQVVSSRPGVRGLEIAVAARLPTAVVRRGDFLDDEGFSAAIAAHLDAAQVDLVVLAGFLRLWKFPPNYDGRVLNIHPALLPRFGGRGFYGAHVHSAVLAAGESVSGCTVHLVDHLYDHGPIVAQRQVAVEKGDTIERLAARVGLAERELLPEILQRVADEGLGCLQGGL